One segment of Anastrepha obliqua isolate idAnaObli1 chromosome 3, idAnaObli1_1.0, whole genome shotgun sequence DNA contains the following:
- the LOC129242967 gene encoding uncharacterized protein LOC129242967 encodes MNLTDLSALYKFYKNNFTMFHPDQRSIDKNLMVIYSVKRYPLVYSSSSRKGQREIWEQIDKACRSDKMQARNRLRQLVNNFCTHMNVTKKTPLRNAHREEIKSISTRYFNEINQQRSRKIEKSIHSHNLKEDIYEA; translated from the exons ATGAACCTCACTGATCTCTCAGCcctatacaaattttacaaaaataattttacaatgtTTCACCCAGATCAGCGATCCATAGATAAAAATCTCATGGTGATATATTCGGTGAAGAGATATCCATTGGTGTACAGTAGTTCGTCGAGAAAAGGGCAACGAGAAATATGGGAACAGATTGATAAAGCTTGTAGGTCAGACAAGA TGCAAGCTCGTAATCGATTACGTCAACtagttaataatttttgcacGCACATGAATGTGACCAAGAAAACTCCACTCAGGAATGCGCATCGCGAAGAAATAAAATCGATATCAACAaggtattttaacgaaataaaccagCAGAGAAGCAGAAAAAtagagaagtcaatacactctcaCAACTTGAAAGAAGATATTTATGAGGCCTGA